From Camelina sativa cultivar DH55 chromosome 5, Cs, whole genome shotgun sequence:
CATTTGACATTCACACACATCCACAGACACTGTCTTCTCTGCTTTTACCAAGTGATAGTGGGGTCAATGACAAAACTGTATCCAACCATTTTGTTTCTAGTTCATCTGTGTCACTGACTTGAAGTTGCCCTGTGATATTTCCCAGGATGTTTTCCCTGTAATTCCTGGAGACACCGATTACAGAATGTTTGCAGAAGATTACGCTGACATCCCCGGGCTAGACATTATCTTTCTTCTAGGCGGTTACTACTACCATACTTCCTTTGACACAGTGGACAGAATAGTGTATGCATCGTTTTGGTATATATTATGGTTGAACTTTTCCTtactattgtttattttttagtacGATCCTCGTTTCACAGAAATACATTTAAACCAGACCTGGAAGCATGCAAGCACGTGGAGAAAACTTAATTAGCGTGCTTAAAGCCTTCACAAGTTCTTCTAGACTGAAGGTTGCTAGTGAAAGAAAGGATGCTAACAATGACATGGTTGAAAGAGCTGTTTTCTTTGATTACTTAACATTCTTCATGGTGAGTgcttttgactttgttcatcatctttttttgtttcttaacttGTTTACATTCGCTTGACAAGCTGATATCATGACATCTATCAGGTGTACTATCCAAGAAGAGTAGCTATGGTACTTCATAATATTCCAGCTGCTTTGTTCCTTTGTGttcctttctttttgtatatgatGGAACCTAAGACACACCCTTTGTTATCAATCTTGTGGGCTTTCTtgaaaggtaaaaaaatatGCAATCTTTTACATTCTTACTATTTTTAGTTACTCTGTACTCTTTTCCTTCTTGTACGATGTTTTGGAGGTTTAACATTGTAAACCGTTGCCTGATTAGGAGTTGTCAACCATTTCGCTGGGATTTTACTTGGTGTAATATTCCCTGTTCTCTTCGCAGTCATCAGATTGTTCTTTGCTTATCCCATGAGCTGGTTCGTTTTTTATTCTTGTTACATTGttccatattttatttaatgcTTAATAAAGGTATTGAAACAGTGGAAAAttttattggtgggggagactCATTTAAATTATGGTGGAAATGCAGGTTTGCTCATTCATACTTAGCTTTCTTGATGTTCATCCCCTGCTCATTTTTTGGCCTTTTAATTCCAAGAGCTATCTCTGATCGTGTCTCACATTCTCAAGGTGTTTCATCCAAGAAGATAATGAAAGTTGTAAAGTCCTTATTCTTTCCTCTTATCTCATTAGTCTCCCTGTCTATTACTAGAAAATGTCTTCTAACTATGATCTTGTAGGAACCATCTGATGAAGCAAGGTTTTGGGGAGCATTTGGGTTCTATGCTTTTGCAACTACGGTATGCACTTTTTGTTACCTCggactttgtttgtttgtttggctgATCTTTGACTAACTTGAGAAACGTTTTCAGGCATATTTTTTCGCTGGATTAAATGGAGGATTCATGACATTTGTCATCTGCATTTCTATGCTACTAGGGTGGATTGCTTTCTGTATGTCAGTCAAGTCTTATGGCTATAACTCGATCAAGTAATACTTCTAGACATTGCCTAACTTTAGCCTTCTGGATAAATCTGTTGTATGATAAAGTTATATTTCATCCAGGTCTCCCATGTTTTATGTGATACCTCTTGTTCCATGCCTTCTGTATGCTCTATATTTTGGTGGTATTCTTGCACTATTTTTAATTGAGAAGATGGGAATGATGGGAGCAATTCCACCACCTTATGGTTAGTTTTACCATTGGAACATTAAATAGCTTGTTGTGATTGCAAGTGTGACCTTCATTGTGAAGATGTTTATTGTACAATGTTTTGGTTTTGCAGGGTATTATCTAGCAGATGTAGCAGTAGCTGCAGTCATTGGAATCGTCACCGGCTTGTGTTTAGGTCCAGTAATACCAATTTGTGATCGTTGGCTGGCCAAATCGTCGATCTTGAAATTCTTGCTTCACTTCAGTGTGGTCATGTTGGCTGTATCATCACAGTTCTTTCCTTATAGCAAAGATGCACCGAAGAGAGTTGTACTCCAACACACATTCATCTCTGCAGGTAAGCCTTTTGCTCACGCGATATAGAACTGTTTTCGGAGTAATGAAGTTAAATGTTTATTAATGTGCCTGTTGCAGGTGGAAATGAAATCACAGGCTCAAGTTACGATTTAGCTGTGATTGATTCAAACTCTATGGAGTTCATTTTTAAACATGCTCCGGAAGTGGCAGAGGAACTTCATGCTGGTCCTTCTTTTTCATTGGCAAATGCTGAAGCATCTCCTCAAGAAGCTTGGTTGGTACGTTCTTTAGATTCGTTTCACCGTACATGCTATTGGCAAAGATATAGTAAGTGTTTTGAGTTTGGAGTAAAGAGTTGTCTGGTATCTACAGGCACTTTTCCCTATTTCTTGCGTAGTAACAACAAACGGAAGGTTCTCTGCTAAAGCCAACAATATTTCAGAACGATATAGCCAATTCCCACACCTTCAAACTCATAAACCGCAAACGACATTTAAAAACGGAACTCGCAGAGTTCATCTGGAACTCTCTTTGGGGTTAGTTGGACTCCAAAAAAGACACTtctattggttttgttttgctaTTTACCAAAATTGGTTATTAACTATTGTCTATATTCCATTTGCAGGTCGTTGGAAGAGATCTGGGTCACAGTTCTGAACATAACTGGTCCGTTATCAGGATGGTCCTTTGCAGATGGCAAACCTCCAggttacacacacacaaagaaccctcctttttctttctcctaaCAAAATGGCTTATTGACTATTGTTGTTGCAGCACCTGAACTCCCACCGGGTGGTCCTCCTTCGTACATATTGAGACTGAGTGGCAACAGCGGTGAGAAGTGGAACTTCTGGTTAGAGGCAAGTAGTGAAGATGAAGTGAGAGTAGATGTAGCTGTTCTTGATCAACGTCTTGATGAAGAAACTATACATTTGAAGGGTCTTTTCCCAAAATGGTCCGACGTCATTGCCTACACTAGCTTTCTTTCTACTTACTTCTTCTAATCATACAATCATAGAGTATTTTGtatttctcctttttgttttttttcgaaAACATTAGAGAATAAATCCGTTCTTAACTCGGGACATACATATAGTTCAATGTGTAAGATTTGTCAACACAATATatagtaaaacttctataaattaataatgatcgGACTgcagaaatttattaatttataaaggttttattttatcgataaattaataattattaatttatagatcatatttgataattaaaaaaaaagcttttaaaacaaagatttaattgttataaataatattttgatataatcAATTACAAGGAATATAATAATTCTCATGTTTTGgagaaaaaactaaaagtttttgatatagtAGAAATATTAGAAATGAGGTTTACCAAAAagtaatgtttatatatatacatgtattttgataatcttatataattattaatttatactattgttgggaccatatatttataaaggattttcaaaaaatattttattttttatattattgaattATGTCCTATATTACATTggtcccaacttgggaccggaaaaaattattaatttacagagaatattaatttatcgagatTTGactatatttgttgtatttaaCTTTTACATGGaaaatagaacaaacaaaaataatatcgataaacaaaaattatatccagatattttaaaagatttttttttagatattgtaTACATATAGTTATAGGTTTTGTATTAAGTAAATATTGTAGTTGTAGTTGATCTAATATATACCTTTGTATccaaatgaaatattttatgaCGAGTTAGTTAGATTAGTAGATTTAATTAAAAGCCACTGACAAAGTAAAGTAACAACAAAAGTTTATGattactacatatatataatcaaatggAAACGCAAGTCAGTCTCGGTAGTAATTCTTGTCATATACAAAGTTTGTACAGAGCAAAATCTATTTAATGTGAGCAAATCTCTATTCAACAGATATAGTTTAGCAcaattttttatctttaaacttGATAAGTACTCGCCATGATTCTCCTTTACGGTTGATGATCGATTGGACAACAACATAATGCCATAATTCTTTTATGTAAAGTAACTACTATCATCATTTAAAATATCTGAATATGCATGTAATTATTGTAGTgcaacattaaaacaaaaaaatctaacaaaattagCACATGTTATCGAGAACAATTCCAATTCCACTTTACATTTTCCTCTAAATTCTAGTATAGAGTAAGATCCTCTCTAGTCTCTAAtcctactatatatatatatatatatatatatatatagagtaaaacTGCTTTTATTCTACTTTgagttgaaaattttatttataatttactacTTTAAATctgaattgtttttattttatgactcaaattttataaatatttaggCCACTTATATTTTACAAACAACAAAGTTacaacacaatttttttacaaGCTTGGCTCGTATACTAGCAAACTGTGGGGATGTGAGGACTTTAACcgttttctttgatttgttgaaAACTAGTCTTTCTTTCacataatctctttttttttttaattaaaaattattgataattggctttaattaaattaaaactattaaaaaaatattactatttccAACTCCTCCAACCGTTCCTTGTGGGTTCCCATCGGCTCGACGGATGTCTCCGGAGACACAATGTGCTTTTCTTTATGTTTAGAACGTCGAAGCGAGttgtttgtaaaagaaaaaaaaagtgttctgaTACCGCTGATAAGTTCCTCTTCAAAGCTAAGAGTATTGctcaaaaaaacaacaagatcaATATTTTTGGGTAGTTAAgactacatttttttaattttttgattgatttaaataagtaaaatacaAAGTGTCGTGTGATCATGACGATCCCACAACTTAGGGAAATGGGAAAGAAGTTGAGTGGCTCCTTATAACTCGGAAGACCACTTCAACTTATTTGTCAACTGAATCagaaacaacaataaaagaaCAGGGTCTTCATGGTTGACTCAATCAACGTACCGTTGGTTTGGTCTTCTAACACGAACCGGTCTTGTGGAAGGACCGCCTAATGGTTCTCTTCGAGTCTTATCAATCACATAAATGAAACACTCTAAGTCTTAACATACATAcgtatatctatattaacattttttaaatacattttagtttatgctctttaagttttacttatttaatttattttttacaacactaatctctaaaacaattccataaataacactGCAGAGatactcaaatactaaactttcttaaattgaccaacatttgttacatttattgccataaaatcttaacaacatctatacattttgattttccaaaaacaattctacccattaaatctctaaaactatttttattgatgctagaatctctcaaatttaaatgatatacaacagattttcaataacaaaagtttacaatctccataattatattaacattaataaatttcctaaaccgaacatccaat
This genomic window contains:
- the LOC104787749 gene encoding endoplasmic reticulum metallopeptidase 1-like isoform X1 produces the protein MAFWRMSTSDATGFKFLFSIVFIYALMSAIVYSVLHMKFISPLPSDAPLERFSEARAVEHIRVLAEEIDGRQEGRPGLKEAATYIKSQLEMVKERAGPNLRVEVEETQVDGSFSMMFLGHSISLGYRNHTNILMRISSMDSHDTDASVLMNAHYDSPVNSPGAGDCGSCVASLLELARLVVDSGWTPPRPVIFLFNGAEELFMLGSHGFMTKHKLKDTIGAFINVEASGTGGIDLVCQSGPGSWPSQVYSQAAVYPMAQSSAQDVFPVIPGDTDYRMFAEDYADIPGLDIIFLLGGYYYHTSFDTVDRIVPGSMQARGENLISVLKAFTSSSRLKVASERKDANNDMVERAVFFDYLTFFMVYYPRRVAMVLHNIPAALFLCVPFFLYMMEPKTHPLLSILWAFLKGVVNHFAGILLGVIFPVLFAVIRLFFAYPMSWFAHSYLAFLMFIPCSFFGLLIPRAISDRVSHSQGVSSKKIMKVEPSDEARFWGAFGFYAFATTAYFFAGLNGGFMTFVICISMLLGWIAFCMSVKSYGYNSIKSPMFYVIPLVPCLLYALYFGGILALFLIEKMGMMGAIPPPYGYYLADVAVAAVIGIVTGLCLGPVIPICDRWLAKSSILKFLLHFSVVMLAVSSQFFPYSKDAPKRVVLQHTFISAGGNEITGSSYDLAVIDSNSMEFIFKHAPEVAEELHAGPSFSLANAEASPQEAWLALFPISCVVTTNGRFSAKANNISERYSQFPHLQTHKPQTTFKNGTRRVHLELSLGSLEEIWVTVLNITGPLSGWSFADGKPPAPELPPGGPPSYILRLSGNSGEKWNFWLEASSEDEVRVDVAVLDQRLDEETIHLKGLFPKWSDVIAYTSFLSTYFF
- the LOC104787749 gene encoding endoplasmic reticulum metallopeptidase 1-like isoform X2, yielding MAFWRMSTSDATGFKFLFSIVFIYALMSAIVYSVLHMKFISPLPSDAPLERFSEARAVEHIRVLAEEIDGRQEGRPGLKEAATYIKSQLEMVKERAGPNLRVEVEETQVDGSFSMMFLGHSISLGYRNHTNILMRISSMDSHDTDASVLMNAHYDSPVNSPGAGDCGSCVASLLELARLVVDSGWTPPRPVIFLFNGAEELFMLGSHGFMTKHKLKDTIGAFINVEASGTGGIDLVCQSGPGSWPSQVYSQAAVYPMAQSSAQDVFPVIPGDTDYRMFAEDYADIPGLDIIFLLGGYYYHTSFDTVDRIVPGSMQARGENLISVLKAFTSSSRLKVASERKDANNDMVERAVFFDYLTFFMVYYPRRVAMVLHNIPAALFLCVPFFLYMMEPKTHPLLSILWAFLKGVVNHFAGILLGVIFPVLFAVIRLFFAYPMSWFAHSYLAFLMFIPCSFFGLLIPRAISDRVSHSQGVSSKKIMKEPSDEARFWGAFGFYAFATTAYFFAGLNGGFMTFVICISMLLGWIAFCMSVKSYGYNSIKSPMFYVIPLVPCLLYALYFGGILALFLIEKMGMMGAIPPPYGYYLADVAVAAVIGIVTGLCLGPVIPICDRWLAKSSILKFLLHFSVVMLAVSSQFFPYSKDAPKRVVLQHTFISAGGNEITGSSYDLAVIDSNSMEFIFKHAPEVAEELHAGPSFSLANAEASPQEAWLALFPISCVVTTNGRFSAKANNISERYSQFPHLQTHKPQTTFKNGTRRVHLELSLGSLEEIWVTVLNITGPLSGWSFADGKPPAPELPPGGPPSYILRLSGNSGEKWNFWLEASSEDEVRVDVAVLDQRLDEETIHLKGLFPKWSDVIAYTSFLSTYFF